The Bacillus sp. es.036 genomic sequence TTGCTCTTGATATTGCTGAGGTTACGAAAGAACCGGCATATCTTACGTATATTGATATGACACTTCAAGAAGCTAAGACACGATATAATTTATCGAACGAAGAGGTGCTGAGGGGTGGTTATCAAATCGTTGTACCATTAAATCCTTCATTGCAGAAAGCCGCATATGAACAGTTTCAAAATGATGCTCTATTTCCAGGAAGCGACGCAGAAACCCCACCACAGGGAGGGTTTTCCATGATGAATGCAGCAAGCGGAGGTGTAGTGGCCGTTCAGGGAGGTCGTGATTACGTTCAGAAAGGGTTTAATCACGTTACAGCCAAAAGACAACCTGGTTCTGCTCTAAAACCATTAGCGGTTTATGCTCCGGCGCTTGAGAAAAAAGAGTATAGTCCTTATACGTTACTTAAAGATGAGAAGATTGATTACGATGGTTACTCACCATCCAATTATAATAATCAATACAAAGGCAAACTTTCACTTTATGATGCTGTAAGAGTGTCGGCGAATGCCCCTGCTGTTTGGCTTCTAAATGAAATTGGTATTCCGTATTCCAAATCTTATCTTGAGAAAAGTGGACTTTCGATTGAAGATCGTGACCTGAAAATCGCACTTGGCGGGATTGATAAGGGCGTATCACCATTTGAAATGATGGCAGCTTATCGACCGTTTATTGAAGATGGGAAGCAGATTGAGCCATTTTTTATTAGTAAACTATACAATAATGATGGCAAGCTTGTGGGAGAAGCCAATCAGACTGAAGAAAAAGTTTATTCAAAGCAAACGGCATGGTATATGACTAGGATTCTTGAGGGCGTTGTAAAGAATGGTACTGCTACAAGTGGTAAGTCGGAGGTGGCAGTTGCTGGTAAAACAGGAACCACTTCTTATGAAGGAGTATCAGGAGGCTCTCGCGATGCCTGGTTTGTTGGATTCACTCCTGAATACGTTGGTGCTGTTTGGATGGGGTACGATAGAACCACAGATTCACACTATTTATCTGGTGGAAGTGAATATCCTGTTCAATTGTTTAAAGAAGTTATTAATGCCTCTTCGAATGAAAATAGTCAGAAGGAGTTTAAGAAACCTTCAGGTGTGAAAGATATGGAGAAACCAATCTCTCTTCCTACTATTAATGATGTTAAAGCTGAGTTTGATTTTCTATATGGTCTACCGGCAGTCAAACTAAAGTGGACCGCTTCATCAGATGAGCGTGTCGTTTATCACATTTATGAAATAAAAGATGGAGAGCGAGAGCAAATCGCTGAAGTAGATGGAACGGGAGAGTATACTAGAAATTCGATTTCTTTCTTTGGATCTGTATCATATGAAGTTGTACCATTTAATCCGTTAACAGATCAAGAAGGTGAAGTATCTAATGAGGCTTCGGTTAGCTTATTTGATAGGTTTAAAAATAGTGAATAAGAGAAACAGAAAACAAGCGCAATAAAGAAAAACAGAAAATGAGTGAGGAAATTCACTTTTTTGCTAAAGGAATTGTGTTAAAGTATACGATGTAAACGGCTTCAAAGTTGGACGATTTTATGACTTTTTTCTTCAATATCTGTACACTGAAGCTAACGATCGCTATAGTATGTAAGGATGTATAAATGAACGTTGTGGAATTAGAAAGGTGGACAAGCATGAATAAAGCAACATTTAATGATCAATTTCTTCGGGCATGCCGGGGGGAAGAAACGGACCATACACCTGTATGGTATATGAGACAAGCTGGGCGATACCAAGCCGAGTATAGAAAGATCAGAGAAAAGTATTCGTTTCATGAGATGAATTTGAATCCGGAAGTAGCAGCGGAAGTAACGCGATTTGCTGTTGAACAACTTGGGGTTGATTCAGCCATTCTATTTGCGGATATTATGACGCCTCTTCCGTCTATTGGAATAGATGTTGAAATTAAATCAGGAATTGGTCCTGTTATTGATAATCCGATTAAAACAAGATCTGATATTGATCGACTTGGCGAACTTGATCCATTGAAAGATATTCCGTATGTGATGGAGACCATTAAAATGCTTCGAGACCAGCTATCTGTTCCATTAATTGGATTTAGCGGGGCGCCGTTTACTGTAGCGAGCTATATGATTGAAGGTGGGCCGTCTAAGAATTATCATAAAACCAAGGCATTTATGTATTCAGATCCTGAGGGATGGTATCAACTAATGAATAAGCTTGGAGATATGACAATTGCTTATCTTACAGCTCAAGTACAAGCAGGAGCTCAGGCGGTTCAGCTTTTTGATTCATGGGTAGGTGCGCTAAACGAAGCGGATTATCGAACTTATATTGCACCAGTGATGAATAGAATTTTCTCACGTCTTAAAGAATTGAATGTGCCGCTCTTAATGTTTGGGGTTGGAGCTAGTCACCTTATTCAGGAGTGGAATAAGCTTCCTGTCGATGTGATTGGAATTGATTGGAGAATATCAATTAAGAAGGCGAGAGAAGTGGAAGGCATAACAAAGCCTCTAATGGGGAATCTAGAGCCGGCTCTCCTTCTTGCTCCATGGGATGTTATTGAGGAAAGAACGAAGGAAATCCTTGATCAGGGGATGGAAACACCTGGATTTATTTTTAATCTTGGACACGGTGTGTTTCCGCAAGTTCAAGTCGAAACCTTGCAACGTCTTACTCACTTTGTACACGAGTACACACGAAAGAAATAGTTAAAGAAACGGGGGAGGTATGGGATGAAGCGAACCATCGGCCTACTAGTTATGGCCTACGGTACACCGCGAAGTGAAGCAGAAATTGAACCATACTATACACATATACGTCGGGGGAAACGACCTACAGAGGAAATGCTGCAGGATTTAATTGAACGCTATGAAGCCATAGGCGGTATATCTCCCCTATCAGATATTTCGAAAGAACAGGCTCAAAAATTAGAAGATCACATGAATAAACAGTTTGGCGATGAGGTCACGTTTAAAAGCTATCTTGGTTTAAAGCACATTGAACCTTTTGTAGAAGATGCAGTCCGCAATATGCAAAAAGATGGAATAGAGGAAGCGGTTAGTATTGTGCTAGCTCCACACTATTCGACTGTTGGTGTAAAAACGTATAATGAACGAGCTAGAACAGAAGCAAACAAGCTAGGTTATCCCGATATAGTAGCGATTGATCAATGGTACAACGAGCCGAAGTTCATTCAATACTGGGTCAATCAGCTTCAATCCTATTTAAGCCAAATAAGTGAGCAAGAGAAACAGAAAACGATTGTTATTTTTTCTGCTCATAGCTTACCAGAAAGAATACTAAAAGAAGGCGATCCTTACCCAGCTCAGCTTGAGGAAACAGCAAAACATATTGCAAAGAGAGCTGGTATTGATCACTATGCGGTAGGTTGGCAAAGCGAAGGAAATACGCCTGACCCCTGGATTGGACCGGATATTCAGGATTTAACACGTGATTTGTTTGAACAGGAAGGCTACACAGGTTTTATCTATTGTCCTGTTGGTTTTGTCGCAGATCATCTTGAAGTATTATATGATAACGATTATGAGTGTCGACAGATGACTGATGAACTTGGGGCAGCTTACCATCGTCCAGAAATGCCAAACGCGACAAATGAATTTATTGAGATCTTAGCAACAGTTGTGACGAACGAATTAATTAAAAAGAAGATGATAAGTCATGAATAAGCAAACAAAAAAAATTGTCATTATCGGAGGCGGAATCACGGGTTTAACAGCCGCCTACTATCTTCAAAAAGAGATGAGAGATGCTCATCTCCCATATGAGATAACGTTACTTGAAGGCACGGATCGTCTCGGTGGAAAGATTCAGACAGATACAACAAATGGCTTTGTAATTGAACGCGGTCCTGACTCTTTTCTTGCGAGAAAAGAGAGTGCGGCACGTTTGGTAAAAGAAGTTGGTATGGAAGATCAGCTTGTTCCGAATTCGACTGGTCAAGCTTTTGTGTTGAATAACGATCAGCTCTATCCAATACCGGGGGGAGCTGTGATGGGCATCCCAACTGAACTTTCACCATTCATATCGACTAAATTATTTAGCTTAAAAGGAAAATCAAGAGCGGCAGGAGATTTAATTCTTCCAAGAGCGAATAACGGAGATGCAGATCAATCGCTAGGATTATTCTTTAGAAGACGACTTGGAAATGAAGTGGTGGAGAATTTAATTGAACCGTTATTGTCAGGCATTTATGCAGGCGATATCGATAAACTAAGCTTGATGTCTACATTCCCGCAATTCTCAGAAGTGGAAAAGGAGTACCGTAGCTTGATAGTAGGTATGAAAAAGACAACGCCACCTTCTAGAAGAAGTACTGGTAAGAAAAAGCCAGCATTTTTAACGGTTAAATCAGGATTACAGTCCTTTGTCAGAACCCTCGAAGAAAAGTTAACAGATGTGCACATTCGAAAAAGTGTTAAGGTGGATCAGATACAGAGAAACCAGAACTCATATACGCTTCTGACAACGAGCGGAGAAGAATTAATGGCTGATTCCATCATCGTTACAACGCCGCATCAGCAAGTTTTTCACATGCTGAGAGAGCATGAAGAAGTCGCTCCATTGCAAGAAATGCCTTCTACAACAGTTGCCACAGTTGCAATGGCCTTTCCAGAAGAAGCGATCAAAAAGGCAATGGACGGCACAGGGTTCGTTGTATCTCGAAATGCTGATTACACCATTACAGCTTGTACCTGGACTCATCGGAAGTGGGAACACGCTGCACCAAAAGGAAAAGTTCTTCTTCGTTGCTATGTTGGAAGAGCAGGGAAAGAAGAAATCGTCGACAAGAGTGATGAAGAAATTGTACAGACGGTATTAAACGACCTGAATCAAATTATGGAAATTGAGGGCCATCCTGAGTTTTATCGTATTACAAGATGGCGACAGTCGATGCCGCAATATGAAGTCGGTCACCGTGAAAGAATCGATAAGGTAATAAAAGGTATCCATCAGAAAATGCCTGGTGTTTTTCTGGCAGGTGCTTCTTATAATGGAGTAGGTCTTCCTGACTGTATTGACCAAGGCGAGGAAGCTGTTACTTCAGTTCAAAACTATTTGAAATAAGGTTAAGGACACATCCATTAGATGTGTCCTTAAATGTGTTTTGCTCTAAATTCTTTGCCGTCTCAATCTGGAATGATTATCTAATTTTGTTAGTGTCGAAAGAGGTCTAGTGGTAGAATGTAAATGGCAACAATTAGTCTCAAAGGAGAAATAATCATGTTAGAGATGGCAAGACCTTTACTTGTTAATATTGCAATGCTCTTCTCAGTGTTATTTATCTGGAATATGGTCATGCCATTTACGAGAGCAAGCTCAATTAATTTAAAAGAAAAATTAATATACGGAGC encodes the following:
- a CDS encoding transglycosylase domain-containing protein yields the protein MKKLGIGLIATLAVFLIGLLGYLGILLAGNYVIDEKKLVMNSATELVDEDGDLITKLYFENREPISIDDIPDHVQEAFVATEDSRFYEHHGLDVKAIGRALYRDILAGGKVEGGSTITQQLAKNVFLTNDKSWLRKTKEAVIAINLERSYSKEKILEMYLNQIYFGHGAYGIQSASTMFFNKPASELSVEEGAMLAGLPKAPSNYSPINHPEESKDRRDLVLTLMEKHDYLTPEEAVRLQGKTLALDIAEVTKEPAYLTYIDMTLQEAKTRYNLSNEEVLRGGYQIVVPLNPSLQKAAYEQFQNDALFPGSDAETPPQGGFSMMNAASGGVVAVQGGRDYVQKGFNHVTAKRQPGSALKPLAVYAPALEKKEYSPYTLLKDEKIDYDGYSPSNYNNQYKGKLSLYDAVRVSANAPAVWLLNEIGIPYSKSYLEKSGLSIEDRDLKIALGGIDKGVSPFEMMAAYRPFIEDGKQIEPFFISKLYNNDGKLVGEANQTEEKVYSKQTAWYMTRILEGVVKNGTATSGKSEVAVAGKTGTTSYEGVSGGSRDAWFVGFTPEYVGAVWMGYDRTTDSHYLSGGSEYPVQLFKEVINASSNENSQKEFKKPSGVKDMEKPISLPTINDVKAEFDFLYGLPAVKLKWTASSDERVVYHIYEIKDGEREQIAEVDGTGEYTRNSISFFGSVSYEVVPFNPLTDQEGEVSNEASVSLFDRFKNSE
- the hemE gene encoding uroporphyrinogen decarboxylase, whose protein sequence is MNKATFNDQFLRACRGEETDHTPVWYMRQAGRYQAEYRKIREKYSFHEMNLNPEVAAEVTRFAVEQLGVDSAILFADIMTPLPSIGIDVEIKSGIGPVIDNPIKTRSDIDRLGELDPLKDIPYVMETIKMLRDQLSVPLIGFSGAPFTVASYMIEGGPSKNYHKTKAFMYSDPEGWYQLMNKLGDMTIAYLTAQVQAGAQAVQLFDSWVGALNEADYRTYIAPVMNRIFSRLKELNVPLLMFGVGASHLIQEWNKLPVDVIGIDWRISIKKAREVEGITKPLMGNLEPALLLAPWDVIEERTKEILDQGMETPGFIFNLGHGVFPQVQVETLQRLTHFVHEYTRKK
- the hemY gene encoding protoporphyrinogen oxidase, whose translation is MNKQTKKIVIIGGGITGLTAAYYLQKEMRDAHLPYEITLLEGTDRLGGKIQTDTTNGFVIERGPDSFLARKESAARLVKEVGMEDQLVPNSTGQAFVLNNDQLYPIPGGAVMGIPTELSPFISTKLFSLKGKSRAAGDLILPRANNGDADQSLGLFFRRRLGNEVVENLIEPLLSGIYAGDIDKLSLMSTFPQFSEVEKEYRSLIVGMKKTTPPSRRSTGKKKPAFLTVKSGLQSFVRTLEEKLTDVHIRKSVKVDQIQRNQNSYTLLTTSGEELMADSIIVTTPHQQVFHMLREHEEVAPLQEMPSTTVATVAMAFPEEAIKKAMDGTGFVVSRNADYTITACTWTHRKWEHAAPKGKVLLRCYVGRAGKEEIVDKSDEEIVQTVLNDLNQIMEIEGHPEFYRITRWRQSMPQYEVGHRERIDKVIKGIHQKMPGVFLAGASYNGVGLPDCIDQGEEAVTSVQNYLK
- the hemH gene encoding ferrochelatase; protein product: MKRTIGLLVMAYGTPRSEAEIEPYYTHIRRGKRPTEEMLQDLIERYEAIGGISPLSDISKEQAQKLEDHMNKQFGDEVTFKSYLGLKHIEPFVEDAVRNMQKDGIEEAVSIVLAPHYSTVGVKTYNERARTEANKLGYPDIVAIDQWYNEPKFIQYWVNQLQSYLSQISEQEKQKTIVIFSAHSLPERILKEGDPYPAQLEETAKHIAKRAGIDHYAVGWQSEGNTPDPWIGPDIQDLTRDLFEQEGYTGFIYCPVGFVADHLEVLYDNDYECRQMTDELGAAYHRPEMPNATNEFIEILATVVTNELIKKKMISHE